From the Streptomyces nigrescens genome, one window contains:
- a CDS encoding histidine phosphatase family protein, whose translation MSSEDITVVHLMRHGEVHNPDGVLYGRRPGYHLSDLGRKMADRVAEHLAERDITHVVASPLERAQETAAPVAGAHGLELATDERLIEAGNVFEGKTFGVGDGALKKPGNWKYLTNPFRPSWGEPYIEQVVRMMAALGAARDAARGHEAVAVSHQLPIWIVRSFAERRRLWHDPRRRQCTLASLTSFTFHGDKIISVGYSEPARDLVPSHLLAGAKPVKGKAKAFGA comes from the coding sequence ATGAGCAGCGAAGACATCACCGTCGTGCATCTGATGCGGCACGGCGAGGTGCACAACCCCGACGGCGTGCTGTACGGGCGCCGCCCCGGCTACCACCTCTCCGACCTGGGGCGGAAGATGGCCGACCGGGTGGCGGAGCATCTCGCGGAGCGGGACATCACACATGTCGTCGCCTCGCCGCTGGAGCGTGCGCAGGAGACCGCGGCGCCGGTCGCCGGTGCGCACGGTCTGGAGCTCGCCACCGACGAGCGGCTCATCGAGGCGGGCAATGTCTTCGAGGGGAAGACCTTCGGGGTCGGCGACGGTGCGCTGAAGAAGCCGGGGAACTGGAAGTACCTGACGAACCCGTTCCGGCCGTCCTGGGGTGAGCCGTACATCGAGCAGGTCGTACGGATGATGGCGGCGCTGGGCGCGGCGCGCGATGCCGCGCGGGGCCACGAGGCGGTGGCGGTCAGCCATCAGCTGCCGATCTGGATCGTGCGCAGCTTCGCGGAGCGGCGGCGGCTGTGGCACGACCCGCGGAGGCGGCAGTGCACGCTGGCCTCGCTGACGTCGTTCACCTTCCACGGCGACAAGATCATTTCGGTGGGGTACAGCGAACCGGCGCGCGACCTGGTTCCCTCCCATCTTCTGGCGGGCGCCAAACCCGTCAAGGGAAAGGCCAAGGCCTTCGGGGCCTGA
- a CDS encoding TlpA family protein disulfide reductase: protein MSACRAPRRLTSRRRVALLAAGAAAAALTLSACGDGASGGSAQTRFVQGKNGVDTVKKGERQPAPELSGESTTGKKLDVADYKGKVVILNVWGSWCGPCIAEAPNFSKVANETKDKGVQFLGINTRDSEKSQATSFEEEHKVPYPSLFDPTGRLMLRFPKGSLNPQSIPSTIAIDRQGKIAARSIGPLAEDDLRKMVEPLIAEK, encoded by the coding sequence ATGAGTGCCTGCCGCGCCCCACGCCGCCTCACGAGCCGCCGCCGCGTCGCCCTGCTCGCCGCAGGGGCCGCGGCCGCCGCGCTGACCTTGAGCGCCTGCGGCGACGGCGCCTCCGGCGGCTCCGCCCAGACCCGCTTCGTCCAGGGCAAGAACGGTGTCGACACCGTCAAGAAGGGCGAGCGGCAGCCGGCGCCCGAGCTCTCCGGTGAGAGCACCACCGGCAAGAAGCTGGACGTCGCCGACTACAAGGGCAAGGTCGTCATCCTCAACGTCTGGGGATCATGGTGCGGCCCCTGTATCGCCGAGGCGCCGAACTTCTCCAAGGTCGCGAACGAGACCAAGGACAAGGGCGTCCAGTTCCTCGGGATCAACACCCGCGACTCCGAGAAGTCGCAGGCGACCAGCTTCGAGGAAGAGCACAAGGTGCCCTACCCGAGCCTGTTCGACCCGACCGGCCGGCTGATGCTGCGCTTCCCCAAGGGCAGCCTCAACCCGCAGTCCATCCCCTCCACGATCGCCATCGACCGGCAGGGCAAGATCGCCGCGCGCTCGATCGGCCCGCTCGCGGAGGACGATCTGCGCAAGATGGTCGAACCGCTGATCGCCGAGAAGTGA
- a CDS encoding cytochrome c biogenesis CcdA family protein has translation MTLLAAAAENQTVLNGTLLAAAPIALLAGLVSFFSPCVLPLVPGYMSYVTGVTGTDLGEARRGRMLAGAGLFVAGFTAVFVSGGALFGFVGRDLQEYKDVISRVLGVLMILLGLAFAGVLKNFGQREFRFHKKPAMGLAGAPVLGVLFGVGWTPCLSPTFAAVSTLTFYDASAGRGALLTVAYCLGLGLPFIAVALAFRRVLGAFGWVKRHYLLVMRLGGGMMIALGILLVTGVWDSLMSEVQAWTQSSTVGI, from the coding sequence GTGACCCTGCTCGCCGCCGCCGCGGAGAACCAGACCGTCCTCAACGGCACCCTCCTCGCCGCCGCCCCCATCGCGCTCCTCGCCGGACTCGTCTCGTTCTTCTCGCCCTGCGTCCTGCCGCTGGTGCCGGGCTATATGTCGTACGTCACCGGCGTCACCGGCACCGACCTCGGCGAGGCCCGGCGCGGCCGGATGCTGGCCGGCGCCGGCCTCTTCGTCGCCGGCTTCACCGCCGTCTTCGTCTCCGGCGGCGCGCTCTTCGGCTTCGTCGGCCGGGACCTCCAGGAGTACAAGGACGTCATCTCGCGCGTCCTCGGCGTGCTGATGATCCTGCTCGGGCTGGCCTTCGCCGGCGTCCTCAAGAACTTCGGGCAGCGCGAATTCCGCTTCCACAAGAAGCCCGCCATGGGCCTGGCCGGCGCGCCGGTGCTCGGGGTGCTCTTCGGCGTCGGCTGGACGCCCTGCCTGAGCCCCACCTTCGCCGCCGTCAGCACGCTCACGTTCTACGATGCCAGCGCCGGCCGCGGCGCCCTGCTCACCGTGGCGTACTGCCTGGGCCTGGGCCTGCCGTTCATCGCGGTCGCGCTGGCCTTCCGCCGGGTGCTCGGCGCCTTCGGCTGGGTCAAGCGGCACTACCTGCTGGTCATGCGGCTCGGCGGCGGCATGATGATCGCGCTCGGCATCCTCCTCGTCACCGGCGTCTGGGACAGTCTGATGTCCGAGGTGCAGGCCTGGACGCAAAGCTCCACCGTTGGGATCTGA
- the resB gene encoding cytochrome c biogenesis protein ResB produces the protein MSTKTGTPRDEGPAADTGSDLGAAGSQLSTAPTEDVTLPSLGPLGWARWFWRQLTSMRVALLLLFLLSVGAIPGSLIPQTSIDPVKVDQFKSEHTTLADIYDKLGMFHVYSSVWFSAIYLLLFISLIGCIVPRSWQFVGQLRGRPPAAPRRLTRLPAYTTWRTDAAPEEVLGAAQRLLKKRRFRAHLDGTAVAAEKGYLREVGNLVFHLALIVMLVAFAVGSLWKSEGGKLITEGDGFANSLTQYDDFKSGAFFDTDTLEPFGFTLNKFEATYERSGPQKGTPRIFRAHITYFSGADGKEHKTAIEVNTPLDIAGSKVYLLSHGYSPEVTVKDGRGKVVYKGAVPFLPQDPKNFTSTGVVKVPGAQTEDGKRNQLGFQGFFVPTFGGKGSGSMFSQFPALDYPVLTLTAYHGDLGVGSGLPQNVYQLDKKRLKQYKDKGRPVAKMMLPGETMKLPNGDGSIEFTGIKSWASFKISHQPGNGLALTGAAAALVGLAGSLFIQRRRVWIRAEADADGRTVVELAGLGRSESARLPEELAELALALEPDAPLAPATGDDGPAPDPKPGPAPDTGTDSEDPAEPTDSDGPADPSEGARA, from the coding sequence ATGTCCACCAAGACCGGCACCCCCCGCGACGAGGGCCCCGCGGCCGACACGGGCAGCGATCTCGGCGCGGCCGGGTCCCAGCTCTCGACCGCGCCCACGGAGGATGTCACCCTCCCCTCGCTCGGCCCCCTCGGCTGGGCGCGCTGGTTCTGGCGGCAGCTGACCTCGATGCGGGTCGCGCTGCTGCTGCTCTTCCTGCTGTCCGTCGGCGCCATCCCCGGCTCGCTGATCCCGCAGACCAGCATCGACCCGGTCAAGGTCGACCAGTTCAAGAGCGAGCACACCACCCTCGCCGACATCTACGACAAGCTCGGGATGTTCCACGTCTACAGCTCGGTGTGGTTCTCGGCGATCTACCTGCTGCTGTTCATCTCGCTGATCGGCTGCATCGTGCCGCGCAGCTGGCAGTTCGTCGGACAGCTCCGCGGCCGCCCGCCGGCCGCCCCGCGCCGGCTGACCCGGCTGCCCGCGTACACCACCTGGCGCACCGACGCGGCGCCCGAGGAGGTCCTCGGGGCGGCGCAGCGGCTGCTGAAGAAGCGGCGGTTCCGGGCCCACCTGGACGGCACCGCCGTCGCCGCCGAGAAGGGCTATCTGCGGGAGGTCGGCAACCTCGTCTTCCACCTCGCGCTGATCGTGATGCTGGTGGCGTTCGCCGTCGGCAGCCTGTGGAAGTCCGAGGGCGGCAAGCTGATCACCGAGGGCGACGGCTTCGCCAACAGCCTCACCCAGTACGACGACTTCAAGTCCGGTGCCTTCTTCGACACCGACACCCTGGAGCCGTTCGGCTTCACGCTCAACAAGTTCGAGGCGACCTACGAGCGGTCCGGCCCGCAGAAGGGCACCCCGCGGATCTTCCGCGCCCACATCACGTACTTCTCCGGCGCGGACGGCAAGGAGCACAAGACCGCGATCGAGGTGAACACCCCGCTCGACATCGCCGGCTCGAAGGTCTACCTGCTCTCGCACGGCTACTCGCCGGAGGTCACCGTCAAGGACGGCCGCGGCAAGGTCGTCTACAAGGGCGCGGTGCCCTTCCTCCCGCAGGACCCCAAGAACTTCACCTCGACCGGTGTGGTGAAGGTGCCCGGCGCGCAGACCGAGGACGGCAAGCGCAATCAGCTCGGCTTCCAGGGCTTCTTCGTGCCGACGTTCGGCGGCAAGGGCTCCGGCTCGATGTTCTCCCAGTTCCCGGCGCTGGACTACCCCGTGCTGACGCTCACCGCCTACCACGGTGACCTGGGCGTCGGCTCCGGGCTGCCGCAGAACGTCTACCAGCTCGACAAGAAGCGCCTCAAGCAATACAAGGACAAGGGCCGCCCGGTCGCCAAGATGATGCTGCCCGGCGAGACGATGAAGCTGCCCAACGGCGACGGCAGCATCGAGTTCACCGGCATCAAGAGCTGGGCCAGCTTCAAGATCAGCCACCAGCCCGGCAACGGCCTCGCGCTGACCGGCGCGGCCGCGGCCCTGGTCGGCCTGGCCGGCTCGCTGTTCATCCAGCGGCGCCGGGTGTGGATCCGCGCCGAAGCGGACGCCGACGGCCGCACCGTCGTCGAGCTGGCCGGACTCGGCCGCAGCGAGTCCGCCCGGCTGCCGGAGGAGCTCGCCGAGCTCGCGCTGGCGCTGGAGCCCGACGCCCCCCTCGCCCCGGCCACCGGCGACGACGGCCCGGCACCCGACCCGAAGCCCGGACCGGCCCCGGACACCGGCACCGACTCCGAAGACCCCGCGGAGCCCACTGACTCTGACGGACCTGCTGACCCCTCTGAAGGAGCGCGCGCGTGA
- the ccsB gene encoding c-type cytochrome biogenesis protein CcsB, which produces MNLAAAANETMAHNSNMLVYSAMAVYTLAFLAHMAEWVFGSRSKVGRTAAALTAQAKAPAAASARAGASGSAGTAVLERPKVISRSVPGSRDVPDGPGAAGGTEKGDLYGRIAISLTVLAWALHVGGVVTRALSVQRAPWGNMYEFSTTFAAVAVGLFLLLLVLKKNVRWIGLPLVTSVLLDLGLAVSVLYTASDQLVPALHSYWLWIHVSCAIISGAALYLGAVSTGLFLFRDRHEAKLADPTGKQPGAFATSVLERLPSAASLDKFAYRINATVFPLWTFTIIAGAIWAEAAWGRYWGWDPKEVWSFITWVAYACYLHARATAGWKGRKAAWLGLIAFACYLFNYYGVNIFVTGLHSYAGV; this is translated from the coding sequence GTGAACCTCGCTGCCGCAGCCAACGAGACAATGGCGCACAACAGCAACATGCTGGTCTATTCGGCGATGGCGGTCTACACGCTCGCCTTCCTCGCCCACATGGCCGAGTGGGTGTTCGGCAGCCGCAGCAAGGTCGGCCGCACCGCCGCCGCCCTGACCGCCCAGGCCAAGGCGCCCGCGGCGGCGTCCGCCCGGGCCGGTGCGAGCGGCTCCGCCGGAACCGCCGTACTGGAGCGCCCCAAGGTCATCAGCAGGTCCGTCCCCGGCAGCCGCGACGTCCCCGACGGGCCGGGCGCCGCGGGCGGCACCGAGAAGGGCGACCTCTACGGGCGGATCGCCATCTCGCTGACCGTGCTGGCCTGGGCGCTGCACGTGGGCGGCGTCGTCACCCGCGCCCTGTCCGTGCAGCGTGCCCCCTGGGGCAACATGTACGAGTTCTCCACGACCTTCGCCGCGGTCGCGGTGGGCCTCTTCCTGCTGCTGCTCGTGCTCAAGAAGAACGTCCGCTGGATCGGCCTCCCGCTGGTCACCAGCGTCCTGCTGGACCTCGGACTGGCCGTCTCGGTGCTCTACACCGCCAGCGACCAGCTGGTGCCGGCGCTGCACTCGTACTGGCTGTGGATCCACGTCAGCTGCGCGATCATCTCCGGCGCGGCGCTCTACCTCGGTGCCGTCTCCACGGGGCTGTTCCTCTTCCGCGACCGCCACGAGGCCAAGCTCGCCGACCCGACGGGCAAGCAGCCCGGCGCCTTCGCCACCTCCGTGCTGGAGCGGCTGCCCTCGGCCGCCTCGCTCGACAAGTTCGCCTACCGCATCAACGCCACCGTCTTCCCGCTGTGGACGTTCACCATCATCGCGGGCGCCATCTGGGCCGAGGCCGCCTGGGGCCGCTACTGGGGCTGGGACCCCAAGGAAGTCTGGTCCTTCATCACCTGGGTCGCCTACGCCTGCTATCTGCACGCCCGCGCCACCGCCGGCTGGAAGGGACGCAAGGCCGCCTGGCTCGGCCTGATCGCCTTCGCCTGCTACCTGTTCAACTACTACGGCGTGAACATCTTCGTGACGGGCCTGCACTCGTACGCGGGAGTCTGA
- a CDS encoding alkaline phosphatase family protein, whose translation MPDMTRRRLLGSAAGTVGGAAALSLLPPSVQKAVAAGPARHGSLHDVEHVVMLMQENRSFDHYFGTLRGVRGFADPDALTLPDGRSVFHQPDAQNPDGYLLPFRLNTHTTSAQAIPSTSHAWSVQHEAWNGGKMDRWLPAHRKADGINGPYVMGYHTRADIPFQFALAETFTLCDNYFCSVFGPTWPNRLYWMTGTLDPGGTLGGPVLNNTAPRPYRWTTYAERLEAAGISWKVYQEEDDYGCNLLEQFQTFRDAKPGEPLYERGMRAQPAGAFEDDARADRLPAVSWLIPTSHQSEHPDYLPAAGADYVAKKIEAIASNRKVWAKTVFILNYDENDGLFDHVPPPVPPPGTKDEFVRGLPIGGGFRVPCLIVSPWTVGGWAAGDPFDHTSVLQFLERWTGVAEPNISDWRRSAFGDLTSAFGFRHAARRPPWLPDDTAQQLVEAQWEVAHLPKPTLPGGGQRPPRQERGRRRRR comes from the coding sequence ATGCCTGACATGACCCGACGAAGACTCCTCGGCTCCGCGGCCGGCACGGTCGGCGGCGCCGCCGCGCTGTCGCTGCTGCCGCCCAGCGTCCAGAAGGCCGTCGCCGCCGGACCAGCACGTCACGGCTCACTGCACGACGTCGAGCACGTCGTGATGCTCATGCAGGAGAACCGCTCGTTCGACCACTACTTCGGCACCCTGCGCGGCGTCCGTGGCTTCGCCGACCCGGACGCGCTGACGCTGCCGGACGGCCGTTCCGTCTTCCATCAGCCGGACGCGCAGAACCCGGACGGCTATCTGCTGCCGTTCCGCCTCAACACGCACACCACCAGCGCGCAGGCCATCCCGTCCACCAGCCATGCCTGGTCGGTGCAGCACGAGGCGTGGAACGGCGGGAAGATGGACCGCTGGCTGCCCGCGCACCGCAAGGCCGACGGCATCAACGGGCCGTACGTGATGGGCTATCACACCCGCGCGGACATCCCCTTCCAGTTCGCCCTCGCCGAGACGTTCACCCTCTGCGACAACTACTTCTGCTCGGTCTTCGGCCCGACCTGGCCCAACCGGCTCTACTGGATGACCGGCACCCTCGACCCGGGCGGCACCCTGGGCGGGCCGGTGCTGAACAACACCGCGCCCCGGCCGTACCGCTGGACGACCTACGCCGAGCGGCTGGAGGCGGCGGGCATCAGCTGGAAGGTCTACCAGGAGGAGGACGACTACGGCTGCAATCTCCTGGAGCAGTTCCAGACGTTCCGGGACGCCAAGCCCGGGGAGCCGCTCTACGAGCGCGGGATGCGGGCGCAGCCGGCCGGCGCCTTCGAGGACGACGCCCGCGCCGACCGGCTGCCGGCGGTGTCCTGGCTGATCCCCACCAGTCATCAGTCCGAGCATCCGGACTATCTGCCGGCCGCGGGCGCCGACTATGTCGCCAAGAAGATCGAGGCGATCGCGTCCAACCGGAAGGTGTGGGCCAAGACGGTCTTCATCCTCAATTACGACGAGAACGACGGTCTCTTCGACCATGTGCCGCCGCCGGTGCCGCCCCCGGGGACGAAGGACGAGTTCGTCCGGGGCCTGCCGATCGGCGGCGGCTTCCGGGTGCCGTGTCTGATCGTGTCGCCGTGGACGGTGGGCGGCTGGGCCGCCGGTGACCCCTTCGACCACACCTCGGTGCTGCAGTTCCTGGAGCGCTGGACGGGCGTCGCGGAGCCGAACATCAGTGACTGGCGGCGGTCCGCCTTCGGCGATCTGACCTCGGCGTTCGGCTTCCGGCATGCGGCGCGCCGGCCGCCGTGGCTGCCGGACGACACCGCGCAGCAGCTGGTCGAGGCGCAGTGGGAGGTGGCGCATCTGCCGAAGCCGACGCTGCCGGGCGGCGGGCAGCGGCCGCCGCGCCAGGAGCGCGGCCGGCGCCGGCGGCGCTGA
- a CDS encoding DUF4291 domain-containing protein — MSTSPDVPVQAAHAPVDPAHPAEPHRRIRALYTERTVTVYQAYSPALGVPAARDGRFPAAWKRERMTWIKPSFLWMMYRCGWGTKADQETVLAVEIGRDGFDWALGNACLSHFDADEHADRGVWRRELKRSPARVQWDPERDLWLRALPYRSLQLGLAGEASRRYADEWTLGITDVTPLAQEVRALVRAGETAAAAALLPEERPYPAPEGTPGLGRVS, encoded by the coding sequence ATGAGCACCAGCCCCGACGTCCCCGTACAGGCCGCGCACGCCCCCGTGGACCCCGCACACCCCGCCGAGCCCCACCGCCGGATCCGCGCGCTGTATACGGAGCGGACCGTCACCGTCTACCAGGCCTACTCCCCCGCGCTGGGCGTTCCGGCCGCGCGGGACGGGCGTTTTCCCGCGGCCTGGAAGCGGGAGCGGATGACATGGATCAAGCCCTCGTTCCTGTGGATGATGTACCGCTGCGGGTGGGGTACCAAGGCGGATCAGGAGACGGTGCTCGCCGTGGAGATCGGGCGGGACGGGTTCGACTGGGCGCTGGGGAATGCCTGTCTGTCGCATTTCGACGCCGATGAGCACGCCGACCGCGGGGTGTGGCGGCGGGAGTTGAAGAGGTCGCCGGCGCGGGTGCAGTGGGATCCGGAGCGCGATCTGTGGTTGCGGGCGCTGCCGTACCGTTCGCTGCAGCTGGGGCTGGCGGGGGAGGCGTCGCGGCGGTATGCGGACGAGTGGACGCTGGGGATCACGGATGTCACCCCGCTGGCCCAGGAGGTCCGTGCGCTGGTGCGTGCCGGGGAGACCGCGGCGGCCGCCGCGCTGCTGCCCGAGGAGCGTCCCTACCCTGCACCCGAGGGAACTCCGGGCCTGGGCCGCGTGTCCTGA
- a CDS encoding nucleoside deaminase, whose amino-acid sequence MDRTQDWGQDRDEFRLHGSVDGHSDPTGHPDHLQEQARAMLATAVAEARAGLAEGGIPVGAALYGADGTLLGRGHNRRVQDGDPTLHAETAAFRAAGRRHSYRGTTMVTTLSPCWYCSGLVRQFGISRVVIGEARTFHGGHDWLARHGVRIVLLDDTECASMMRDFIRASPELWREDIGDE is encoded by the coding sequence ATGGACCGCACGCAGGACTGGGGGCAGGACCGCGACGAGTTCCGGCTGCACGGCAGCGTCGACGGCCACAGCGACCCGACCGGGCACCCCGACCATCTGCAGGAACAGGCCCGCGCCATGCTGGCGACGGCGGTCGCCGAGGCACGCGCCGGACTGGCCGAGGGCGGCATCCCGGTCGGCGCGGCGCTCTACGGAGCGGACGGCACCCTGCTGGGCCGCGGCCACAACCGCCGCGTCCAGGACGGCGACCCCACCCTGCACGCCGAGACCGCGGCCTTCCGCGCGGCCGGCCGCCGGCACAGCTACCGCGGCACGACGATGGTCACCACCCTCTCCCCCTGCTGGTACTGCAGCGGCCTGGTCCGCCAGTTCGGCATCTCCCGGGTGGTCATCGGCGAGGCCCGCACCTTCCACGGCGGCCACGACTGGCTGGCCCGGCACGGCGTACGGATCGTGCTCCTGGACGACACCGAGTGCGCGTCGATGATGCGCGACTTCATCCGGGCGAGCCCGGAGCTGTGGCGGGAGGACATCGGCGACGAGTGA